In one Bacillus mesophilus genomic region, the following are encoded:
- a CDS encoding CvpA family protein translates to MLDLAIILILGIGFLIGLRRGFILQIVHLTGFIAAFVVSYLYFDDLAPKLELWVPYPVVNDGGMMSLIFTHEDLEMAYYRAIAFAMLFFGTKIMMQILGSMLDFLAHLPILKQLNGWAGAVLGFVEVYLIVFILLYIGALVPVEMIQAHMQDSFIAMSIVQHTPIFSGTIHDLWIGM, encoded by the coding sequence ATGCTAGACCTAGCAATTATACTTATTCTCGGGATCGGTTTTTTAATAGGATTAAGGCGAGGCTTTATCCTTCAAATCGTTCACTTAACCGGCTTTATTGCTGCTTTTGTAGTGTCATATTTATATTTTGATGATCTAGCTCCAAAGCTCGAGCTATGGGTTCCTTACCCGGTAGTGAATGATGGTGGAATGATGTCACTTATCTTTACTCATGAGGATTTAGAAATGGCATACTACCGCGCAATTGCTTTTGCGATGTTGTTTTTTGGAACTAAAATTATGATGCAAATATTAGGTTCAATGTTAGACTTTCTTGCGCATTTGCCTATCTTAAAGCAACTCAATGGTTGGGCTGGTGCGGTTTTAGGCTTTGTTGAGGTATATTTAATTGTCTTTATATTACTTTATATAGGTGCTCTAGTTCCAGTCGAAATGATTCAAGCACATATGCAAGATTCCTTTATAGCCATGTCAATCGTCCAGCATACACCCATTTTTTCAGGGACAATTCATGATTTATGGATTGGAATGTGA
- a CDS encoding TetR/AcrR family transcriptional regulator — protein MNEWSFIFSFYIKLTREKSQLKRNKPKYMQIIDAAVIVIAENGYHQAQVSKIAKTAGVADGTIYLYFKNKEDILVSLFEEKMGSFVERLETEITEIPNAADKLYRLVKLHFENLASDYHLAIVTQLELRQSNKELRYRINDVLKGYLGVIDHIVKTGMTSGEFRTDLDVRLARQMIFGTIDETITSWVMNEQKYNLTHLIEPVHQLLINGCGYSHSKQ, from the coding sequence ATGAATGAATGGTCATTCATTTTTAGCTTTTATATAAAGCTAACAAGGGAGAAAAGTCAATTGAAACGAAATAAACCAAAGTATATGCAAATAATTGACGCTGCTGTTATCGTTATAGCGGAAAACGGATACCATCAAGCACAGGTTTCTAAAATTGCTAAAACAGCCGGTGTTGCGGATGGGACAATCTATCTGTACTTTAAGAACAAAGAGGATATCCTTGTTTCTTTATTTGAAGAAAAAATGGGTTCATTTGTTGAAAGATTAGAAACAGAAATAACAGAAATTCCTAATGCAGCTGATAAATTATATCGTCTTGTAAAACTGCATTTTGAAAATTTAGCATCAGACTATCACTTAGCCATTGTTACCCAGTTAGAGCTTAGGCAATCAAACAAAGAATTACGATATCGAATCAATGATGTCTTAAAAGGCTATCTAGGTGTGATTGATCACATCGTTAAGACTGGTATGACGAGTGGTGAGTTTAGAACTGACTTAGACGTTAGATTAGCTAGACAGATGATATTTGGAACCATCGATGAAACGATCACTAGTTGGGTTATGAATGAACAAAAATATAACCTGACACATTTAATTGAGCCGGTTCATCAATTACTTATAAACGGATGTGGATACTCTCATTCTAAACAATAG
- a CDS encoding DUF350 domain-containing protein: MNDFWENVYIQTAAYYSVAVLCAVLFLTILELVTKYKNLEQIQQGNLAVAMATGGKIFGIANIFRYSIENHDTLFTMIGWGVFGFVLLLIGYFIFEFLTPKFRIDEEIEKDNRAVGFISMMISIGLSFVVGAGIGE, encoded by the coding sequence TTGAACGATTTTTGGGAAAATGTATATATCCAGACCGCGGCGTATTACAGTGTAGCAGTGTTGTGTGCTGTTTTATTTTTAACGATCTTAGAGCTTGTAACTAAGTATAAGAATCTAGAACAAATTCAGCAAGGGAATCTAGCTGTGGCCATGGCAACGGGTGGGAAAATATTTGGAATTGCTAACATATTTCGTTATTCTATAGAGAATCATGATACATTATTTACGATGATTGGATGGGGAGTATTTGGATTTGTTTTACTCTTGATCGGTTATTTCATTTTCGAATTCCTAACACCTAAATTTCGAATTGATGAGGAAATAGAAAAAGATAACCGTGCAGTCGGGTTCATTTCCATGATGATTTCAATTGGTCTATCTTTTGTAGTTGGTGCTGGAATAGGAGAGTAA
- the polX gene encoding DNA polymerase/3'-5' exonuclease PolX, with protein MNKKDVIKLLETIAIYMELKGENTFKIAAYRKAANAIEQDERPIDEIGDVTALPGVGKGTASVIQEYIETARSTVLEELRAEVPQGLIPLLKLQGLGGKKIAKLYQELGVTDLLSLQEACEAGKVKGLPGFGEKSEQKILQAVRDAGTRPERLPIAFMLEIAEQIEAQLANMIDVVSYSRAGSLRRMRETIKDLDFIISTEKPESIKEQLLRINGIKDIIASGNTKVSLTLDYDYEVSVDFRIVEPKAFATTLHHFTGSKDHNVKMRQLAKERGLKISEYGVENNETGEVITFQSEEEFFQFFNRTFIPPELREGEHEVELFQDEIPLIKQRDIRGDLHMHSTWSDGAHTIEQMAKACIAKGYSYMAITDHSKYLRVANGLNVEQLKRQREEIQRLNEQFEHFTILTGVEMDILPDGTLDYDDEFLEEMDLVIASIHSSFTQDQETIMKRLKTAFDSFHVDIIAHPTGRIIGSRDGYDVDMDLLIQLAKETNTALELNANPHRLDLASQYIQKAQDAGVKIVINTDAHHINQLDYMEIGISSARKGWIRKENVINTLELHQLKKFLSRHH; from the coding sequence TTGAATAAGAAGGATGTCATAAAACTATTGGAAACAATCGCGATATATATGGAGCTTAAGGGAGAAAATACATTTAAAATTGCTGCCTACCGAAAAGCAGCCAATGCAATTGAACAGGATGAGCGACCTATTGATGAAATAGGAGATGTCACTGCTTTACCTGGTGTTGGTAAAGGAACAGCTTCGGTTATTCAGGAATATATAGAAACTGCAAGATCTACTGTACTAGAAGAACTAAGGGCTGAAGTCCCTCAGGGCCTCATTCCGTTATTAAAGCTACAGGGCTTAGGAGGCAAAAAGATAGCTAAATTATATCAAGAGCTAGGTGTGACTGATCTATTGAGTCTGCAAGAAGCATGTGAAGCGGGTAAAGTTAAAGGTCTACCTGGGTTTGGTGAAAAATCAGAACAAAAGATTCTTCAGGCTGTCCGTGATGCCGGTACAAGACCAGAGCGCTTACCAATAGCCTTTATGTTGGAGATTGCTGAGCAAATTGAAGCACAATTAGCTAACATGATCGATGTAGTTTCTTATTCTCGGGCAGGAAGCTTGAGGAGAATGAGAGAAACCATTAAAGATTTAGACTTTATTATATCAACCGAGAAGCCGGAATCCATTAAAGAACAATTGCTACGTATAAATGGAATTAAGGATATTATTGCGAGTGGTAACACAAAGGTGTCTTTGACACTGGATTATGATTATGAGGTCTCAGTTGATTTTAGAATTGTCGAGCCTAAGGCCTTTGCCACCACTCTTCACCATTTTACAGGTTCGAAGGATCATAACGTAAAAATGAGGCAGTTGGCAAAAGAAAGAGGTTTGAAGATCAGTGAATATGGAGTAGAAAACAATGAGACTGGAGAGGTAATTACTTTTCAATCAGAAGAGGAATTTTTTCAGTTTTTTAATAGAACCTTTATTCCTCCGGAGCTTAGAGAAGGAGAGCATGAGGTTGAGTTATTTCAAGATGAAATTCCCCTTATAAAGCAACGTGATATAAGGGGTGATCTTCATATGCACTCTACTTGGAGTGATGGAGCGCATACGATTGAGCAAATGGCAAAAGCCTGTATCGCAAAAGGATATTCATATATGGCCATTACAGATCATTCGAAATATTTAAGGGTGGCTAATGGGTTAAATGTTGAGCAACTTAAACGGCAACGTGAGGAAATACAACGATTAAATGAACAATTTGAACATTTTACAATCTTAACAGGTGTTGAAATGGATATATTACCGGATGGGACACTGGATTATGATGATGAATTCTTGGAGGAAATGGATCTTGTTATAGCATCCATACATTCAAGTTTCACTCAGGATCAAGAAACGATTATGAAGCGATTAAAAACGGCTTTTGATAGCTTTCATGTTGATATCATTGCCCATCCTACTGGAAGAATTATTGGCTCAAGAGATGGATATGACGTTGATATGGACCTACTTATTCAATTAGCAAAAGAAACAAATACAGCACTCGAACTAAATGCTAATCCTCATCGTCTTGATTTAGCTTCGCAGTATATTCAGAAAGCGCAAGACGCGGGAGTTAAAATAGTGATTAATACAGATGCACATCATATAAATCAGCTAGACTATATGGAAATTGGTATATCATCAGCAAGAAAAGGTTGGATTCGCAAGGAGAACGTAATAAATACGTTAGAGCTTCATCAGCTTAAAAAGTTTTTAAGTAGACATCACTAA
- the rnhC gene encoding ribonuclease HIII, with protein MSTKVIKVNEATITQMKTHYKQHLLEKIPPGGVFAAKHPSCMITAYRSGKVMFQGAGADSEAGVWEHQSSEVTPKAKAAQPKARNDQYSVPSNIEELAIIGSDEVGTGDYFGPIIVVAAYVQPKDMALLKELGVKDSKGLKDDQIIKIAKDIRQVIPHSVLILHNEKYNSLQARGMTQGKIKALLHNKAIGHVLDKIDPEQPDGILIDQFAEPDIYYRHIKNEKRIIKNTVYFSTKAEGVHLSVAAASIIARYVFVKEFDKLSEKAGITLQKGAGAGVDRIAAQLIKSKGETVLTEIAKVHFANTEKARRLLR; from the coding sequence TTGTCTACCAAAGTCATTAAAGTAAATGAAGCGACAATCACTCAAATGAAGACCCATTATAAACAACATCTACTAGAAAAAATCCCCCCGGGAGGAGTATTTGCAGCCAAACATCCCTCTTGTATGATTACAGCTTACCGCTCTGGTAAAGTCATGTTTCAAGGGGCAGGTGCCGATTCAGAAGCTGGGGTATGGGAACATCAATCTAGTGAAGTAACGCCGAAAGCTAAAGCAGCGCAGCCCAAAGCTAGAAATGATCAATACTCTGTACCAAGCAATATTGAAGAACTAGCTATCATAGGATCTGATGAAGTAGGAACTGGAGATTATTTTGGTCCTATCATTGTAGTTGCTGCCTATGTTCAACCAAAGGATATGGCGTTATTGAAAGAACTAGGAGTAAAGGATTCTAAAGGATTAAAAGATGACCAGATTATAAAGATAGCAAAGGACATAAGGCAAGTGATCCCACACAGCGTATTAATTTTACATAACGAAAAGTATAATAGCCTTCAAGCTAGAGGGATGACACAAGGTAAAATAAAGGCATTGTTACATAATAAGGCGATTGGCCATGTCCTTGATAAGATTGACCCAGAACAACCAGACGGCATTCTAATCGACCAATTTGCCGAGCCAGATATATATTATCGCCATATTAAAAATGAGAAGCGTATTATTAAGAATACTGTTTATTTTAGTACTAAAGCAGAAGGGGTTCACTTATCAGTTGCAGCTGCGTCCATCATTGCTAGATATGTTTTTGTAAAAGAGTTTGATAAACTTAGTGAAAAAGCTGGAATCACTCTTCAAAAAGGGGCCGGAGCCGGGGTAGACAGAATCGCAGCGCAGCTTATTAAAAGCAAGGGTGAGACCGTACTTACAGAAATAGCAAAGGTTCATTTTGCCAATACAGAGAAGGCTCGAAGACTGTTACGATAG
- a CDS encoding CBO0543 family protein, translated as MGKEHLESYNKIKSMQEQLSKIQSDYWYDFSGFDTWQFWVILIFFFLAPLISLFFLLDQKERFSVGFFGFNIHVWFGYIDRIGSENGYWGYPYKLVPFIPGNISVDAALVPISYIFVYQWTKKKKKNFYIYATGLSLFFSFIFKPIIHSHQLFELHKGTNYFHLFLLYCLIFIFSKIVTNIYDKLPLRGMKQSSN; from the coding sequence GTGGGAAAAGAACATCTGGAGTCGTATAATAAGATAAAATCCATGCAAGAGCAGCTTTCTAAAATACAATCTGATTATTGGTATGACTTTTCTGGTTTTGACACCTGGCAATTTTGGGTGATTTTAATTTTTTTCTTTTTAGCACCGTTAATCAGTTTATTTTTCCTTCTTGATCAAAAAGAAAGGTTTTCGGTCGGCTTTTTTGGATTTAATATTCATGTGTGGTTTGGTTATATTGACCGGATTGGAAGTGAAAATGGTTACTGGGGCTATCCTTATAAACTAGTACCCTTCATTCCAGGAAATATTTCAGTAGATGCTGCACTGGTTCCCATTTCATATATATTCGTTTATCAATGGACAAAAAAGAAAAAGAAGAACTTCTACATTTACGCAACTGGATTGTCCTTATTTTTTTCTTTTATTTTTAAACCAATTATTCACTCACACCAACTATTTGAGTTACATAAAGGAACCAATTACTTTCACTTGTTTTTACTATATTGTCTAATATTCATTTTTTCTAAAATTGTTACGAATATTTATGATAAATTGCCTTTGAGAGGCATGAAACAATCGTCTAATTAA
- a CDS encoding enoyl-CoA hydratase, with protein MEVFKIEVKDFVGVITLNSPPANALSSKVLKELSTVLDEVEHSEEVRVLLIHGEGRFFSAGADIKEFTSVPDGEAFEQLSSYGQDLFERMESFPKPIIAAIHGAALGGGLELAMGCHIRIVTENAKLGLPELQLGLIPGFAGTQRLARLVGQPKAAELLLTSDPVSGVDAVKLGLANRAVPEESLLEESLKLANKIARKSPVAVKSTLQLLNFSKSDRFYEGVKLEAKLFGEAFDSEDGKEGIAAFVEKREPVFKGR; from the coding sequence TTGGAAGTTTTTAAAATAGAAGTAAAAGACTTTGTTGGTGTAATTACCTTAAATAGTCCTCCAGCAAATGCTTTATCATCTAAGGTTTTGAAAGAGCTTTCAACAGTCTTGGATGAAGTTGAACATTCCGAAGAAGTTCGTGTTTTATTAATTCATGGTGAAGGTCGCTTTTTCTCAGCCGGAGCAGATATAAAAGAGTTCACATCAGTTCCAGATGGAGAGGCTTTTGAACAACTTTCTTCATATGGTCAAGACTTGTTTGAGAGAATGGAAAGTTTCCCAAAACCTATTATTGCGGCAATTCATGGTGCAGCATTAGGTGGAGGTCTTGAATTAGCAATGGGATGTCACATCCGAATTGTTACTGAAAATGCGAAATTAGGATTACCAGAATTACAGTTAGGATTGATTCCAGGATTTGCTGGAACGCAACGTCTCGCTCGATTAGTTGGGCAACCCAAAGCGGCTGAATTGCTTTTGACTAGTGATCCAGTAAGTGGGGTTGACGCTGTAAAGTTAGGACTTGCTAACCGTGCTGTTCCTGAGGAGTCTTTGTTAGAAGAATCTCTTAAACTAGCAAACAAGATTGCAAGAAAGAGTCCTGTTGCCGTAAAGTCAACACTTCAATTACTTAACTTCTCAAAATCAGATCGCTTCTATGAAGGCGTTAAACTAGAAGCTAAATTGTTTGGGGAAGCCTTTGATTCGGAAGATGGAAAAGAAGGTATTGCAGCATTTGTGGAAAAGCGTGAACCTGTATTCAAAGGTAGATAA
- a CDS encoding endonuclease MutS2, translating to MLDRTLKVLEFTKVKEQLIKHASSSLGKEKVENLFPTTSYEEAVEWQNITDEASTVLRLKGNVPLGGIFDVRPYAKRAKIGSILSPHELLNITSTLYASRQMKKFVQDLVEEELTIPFLEGYANRLFILLDLERKINFCIGESGEVLDGASDKLKSLRSQLKTLESRAREKLENMIRSTSTQKMLSDAIITIRNDRFVIPVKQEYRGAFGGMVHDQSASGATLFIEPQSVVDINNSLNETKFKEKQEVERILSELSQEVAVEADSILENIAVLAEIDFMFAKGAYSQKIKASKPKLNNSGYIKLLKARHPLIPKDEVVPNDVELGRDFTSIVITGPNTGGKTVTLKLVGLFTLMAQSGLQLPALDGSEMGIFKAVYADIGDEQSIEQSLSTFSSHMVNIVDILKKVDGDSLVLFDELGAGTDPQEGAALAISILDEVYRRGARVIATTHYPELKAYGYNRDGVVNASVEFNVETLSPTYKLLIGVPGRSNAFEISKRLGLNQSVIENAKNHISAESNQVENMIASLEENRRKAETDMEEAEHIRKDAEELHKELQRQIIEFNEKRDRMYEKAEQKAASSIEKAKQEAEEIIQDLRKMQKQQYASIKDHELIEARKRLEGATPQLTTNKKTTTQKSANKQKLHPGDEVNVLSLNQKGHLIDQVSKDEWQVQIGIMKMKVKEKNLEYISRPKPVETKPLATVRGIDSHVKLELDLRGERFEDALLRVEKYIDDALLAGYPRVSIIHGKGTGALRQGVQEYVKNHRSVKKARYGEASEGGTGVTIIEFK from the coding sequence ATGCTTGACCGGACATTAAAAGTGTTAGAATTTACAAAGGTAAAAGAACAGCTCATAAAACACGCTTCTTCATCCCTTGGAAAAGAAAAGGTAGAGAATCTATTTCCGACTACCTCCTATGAAGAGGCTGTGGAGTGGCAAAATATAACGGATGAAGCGTCAACTGTTCTAAGACTTAAGGGAAATGTACCATTAGGTGGAATATTTGATGTTCGTCCATATGCAAAGCGAGCTAAAATAGGGAGCATCCTAAGTCCACATGAACTTCTAAATATAACTAGTACTTTATACGCTAGTAGACAAATGAAGAAGTTCGTTCAAGACCTAGTTGAAGAGGAACTTACGATTCCATTTCTTGAGGGTTACGCCAATAGACTCTTTATCTTACTTGATTTAGAAAGGAAAATAAATTTCTGTATTGGTGAAAGTGGAGAAGTATTAGATGGAGCAAGTGACAAGCTTAAGTCACTTCGAAGTCAGCTTAAGACACTTGAATCAAGAGCGAGAGAAAAGCTAGAAAACATGATTCGTTCAACGTCCACACAAAAAATGCTATCTGATGCGATTATCACCATTAGAAACGACCGTTTTGTCATTCCAGTAAAGCAAGAATATAGAGGTGCTTTTGGTGGAATGGTGCATGATCAGTCAGCTTCAGGTGCTACTTTGTTTATAGAGCCACAATCGGTTGTTGATATTAACAACTCTTTAAACGAAACAAAGTTCAAGGAAAAGCAAGAAGTGGAGAGAATTTTATCTGAACTCTCGCAAGAAGTAGCGGTGGAAGCTGATTCAATTCTGGAAAATATAGCTGTTTTGGCAGAGATTGATTTTATGTTTGCTAAAGGTGCCTATAGTCAGAAGATAAAAGCCTCTAAACCGAAGTTAAATAATTCTGGTTATATAAAGCTACTAAAGGCGAGGCATCCACTTATTCCAAAAGATGAGGTTGTGCCTAACGATGTGGAGCTAGGACGTGACTTCACTAGTATAGTAATAACAGGACCCAATACTGGAGGAAAGACTGTAACGTTAAAGCTAGTAGGATTATTTACGCTAATGGCACAGTCCGGATTACAGTTACCTGCATTAGATGGATCTGAGATGGGAATCTTTAAAGCTGTTTATGCTGATATTGGTGATGAGCAATCAATTGAGCAAAGTTTAAGTACCTTCTCCTCCCACATGGTTAATATTGTTGATATTTTAAAAAAGGTGGATGGAGATAGTCTTGTACTATTTGATGAACTTGGGGCTGGAACGGATCCTCAGGAGGGAGCAGCACTTGCTATTTCAATTTTAGATGAGGTATATCGGAGAGGTGCAAGAGTTATTGCTACTACCCACTATCCAGAACTAAAGGCTTATGGCTACAATCGTGATGGTGTAGTAAACGCAAGTGTAGAATTTAATGTGGAAACCTTAAGTCCAACCTATAAATTATTGATAGGTGTTCCAGGGCGAAGCAATGCGTTTGAAATTTCTAAACGATTAGGGCTCAATCAAAGTGTGATCGAAAATGCTAAAAATCATATTAGCGCTGAGAGCAATCAGGTCGAAAACATGATTGCATCACTTGAAGAGAATCGAAGAAAGGCAGAAACTGATATGGAAGAAGCGGAACATATCAGAAAGGATGCCGAAGAACTTCATAAAGAGCTACAACGACAAATCATTGAATTTAATGAAAAGCGCGATCGCATGTATGAAAAAGCAGAACAGAAAGCAGCTTCATCCATAGAAAAAGCTAAACAAGAAGCTGAAGAAATCATTCAAGATTTACGGAAGATGCAAAAGCAACAATATGCAAGTATTAAAGACCACGAATTAATTGAAGCAAGAAAAAGGTTAGAGGGAGCCACTCCACAGCTAACTACTAATAAAAAGACAACAACACAAAAAAGTGCTAATAAGCAGAAACTTCACCCTGGTGATGAAGTTAATGTCTTATCATTAAACCAAAAAGGACATTTAATTGACCAGGTTAGTAAAGACGAATGGCAAGTTCAAATAGGTATCATGAAAATGAAAGTAAAAGAGAAAAACCTTGAGTATATTAGTAGGCCAAAGCCTGTTGAAACAAAGCCTTTAGCAACAGTTAGAGGTATCGACTCTCATGTAAAGCTAGAACTTGATCTAAGAGGAGAAAGGTTCGAGGATGCACTACTTCGAGTGGAGAAATATATCGACGATGCACTACTTGCTGGCTATCCTCGTGTATCCATTATTCATGGTAAAGGGACTGGTGCTCTCAGACAAGGAGTTCAAGAATATGTAAAAAATCATCGCTCCGTTAAAAAGGCACGTTATGGGGAAGCGTCAGAAGGTGGAACTGGAGTTACCATTATTGAGTTTAAGTAA
- a CDS encoding GNAT family N-acetyltransferase encodes MIELHYFDRNDFDQLIGWVKSPVFNVQWSGDSFNYPLDKSQLEEYIKDANHEHSDMFIYKVIYKATGAAIGHLSLGRIDRKHQSARIGRVLVGDGGLRGKGIGENMMKEVLRIAFTDLNMHRVSLGVFDFNKGAIACYEKVGFQKEGLLRDFRKIGEEYWNMWEMSILEEEWRERKDQNR; translated from the coding sequence TTGATTGAATTACACTATTTTGATAGAAACGACTTTGATCAGTTAATAGGCTGGGTAAAATCGCCAGTATTTAATGTTCAATGGAGCGGTGATAGCTTCAATTATCCTCTAGATAAGTCGCAGTTAGAAGAATATATAAAAGATGCGAACCATGAACATTCTGATATGTTCATTTATAAAGTAATTTACAAAGCAACAGGAGCTGCTATTGGTCACCTATCGTTAGGAAGAATTGACCGAAAACACCAGTCAGCTAGAATTGGAAGAGTATTGGTCGGTGATGGGGGATTAAGAGGAAAAGGAATTGGCGAGAACATGATGAAAGAGGTACTCCGCATCGCTTTTACCGATTTAAACATGCATCGGGTCAGTCTTGGTGTATTTGATTTTAATAAAGGGGCAATTGCTTGCTACGAAAAAGTAGGATTCCAAAAAGAGGGATTACTTCGGGATTTTAGAAAAATCGGAGAAGAATACTGGAATATGTGGGAAATGAGTATCTTAGAGGAAGAATGGCGGGAGAGGAAGGATCAAAATCGATAG
- the zapA gene encoding cell division protein ZapA gives MSEQKKTRTTVDIYGQQYSIVGSDSTSYIRLVASIVDDKMREISDKNPNLDSSKLAVLTAVNVVYDYLKLKDELEALQQKIKNEEG, from the coding sequence ATGTCTGAACAGAAAAAAACAAGGACAACAGTAGATATATATGGTCAACAATATTCTATTGTGGGTAGTGACAGTACAAGCTATATCAGATTAGTTGCCTCAATAGTGGATGATAAAATGAGAGAAATCAGTGATAAAAATCCGAACTTAGATAGTAGCAAGCTTGCTGTATTGACAGCGGTTAATGTAGTGTATGATTATTTAAAATTAAAGGATGAATTAGAAGCACTACAGCAAAAAATCAAGAATGAAGAGGGTTGA
- a CDS encoding AMP-binding protein, which translates to MNKAWLKNYPTEIPHSISYEGKTIHQFLEETAKEYPKKKALHFLGKELTFEQLYEQSLKLANYFKKIGLEKGDRVSIMLPNCPQAVIGYYATLLAGGIVVQTNPLYMERELEYQLNDSKAKIILCLDLLYPRVRKVKSVTAIEHVIVTGIKDYLPFPKNLVYPFIQKKEHGVVVKVEHQGANHLLTKILATSKAEYIQLNINPKEDLALLQYTGGTTGFPKGVMLTHENLVANTLMCSSWMYKCKKGEEKVLGILPFFHVYGMTTVMNLSIMQAFEMILLPKFDAETTLKTIQKHKPTLFPGAPTIYVALLNHPNIKDYDLSSIECCISGSAPLPLEVQQEFEAVTGGKLVEGYGLTEASPVTHSNNLWEKRVNGSIGVPWPDTDAKILSMETGEEAEPKEIGELIVKGPQVMKGYWNKAEETEAVLKDSWLYTGDLGYMDEDGYFYIVDRKKDMIIAGGFNIYPREVEEVLYENKKIQEAVVAGIPDPYRGETVKAYIVLKEGITCTEEELNTYVRKHLAAYKVPRIYEFRKELPKTAVGKILRRTLVEEEKEKLSKIQ; encoded by the coding sequence ATGAACAAGGCATGGTTGAAAAATTACCCCACAGAAATCCCTCATTCAATATCTTACGAAGGTAAGACAATCCATCAGTTTTTAGAAGAAACAGCAAAAGAATACCCTAAAAAGAAAGCGCTTCATTTTCTGGGTAAAGAGCTGACATTTGAACAGCTATATGAACAGTCATTAAAGCTTGCTAACTATTTCAAAAAAATTGGTCTAGAAAAAGGCGATCGAGTTTCTATTATGCTGCCGAATTGTCCTCAAGCTGTAATCGGCTATTATGCTACGTTGTTAGCTGGTGGAATCGTCGTTCAAACAAATCCGTTATATATGGAAAGAGAGCTTGAATATCAATTAAATGATTCAAAGGCCAAGATTATCCTTTGTTTAGACTTATTGTATCCACGTGTTCGAAAGGTGAAGAGCGTTACTGCGATTGAACATGTTATTGTTACGGGTATTAAAGACTATCTACCATTCCCAAAAAACCTAGTCTATCCATTTATTCAAAAGAAGGAACACGGAGTAGTAGTAAAGGTTGAGCATCAAGGTGCAAATCATTTGTTAACAAAAATCTTAGCTACAAGTAAAGCTGAATATATACAGTTGAACATCAATCCAAAGGAAGATTTAGCATTGCTACAGTACACGGGTGGAACAACTGGATTTCCTAAAGGTGTTATGCTTACTCATGAGAACTTAGTAGCGAATACATTAATGTGTTCTAGCTGGATGTATAAGTGCAAAAAAGGCGAAGAAAAAGTGTTAGGGATTCTTCCATTCTTCCATGTATATGGAATGACAACGGTTATGAACTTATCAATCATGCAAGCATTCGAGATGATTCTACTACCGAAGTTTGATGCGGAAACGACATTAAAAACAATCCAAAAGCATAAACCAACCTTGTTTCCAGGTGCACCAACTATCTATGTTGCGCTATTAAATCATCCAAACATTAAAGATTATGATCTTTCATCCATCGAGTGTTGTATAAGTGGTTCTGCACCATTACCTTTAGAGGTTCAACAAGAGTTTGAAGCAGTGACAGGTGGTAAATTGGTTGAGGGTTATGGACTTACGGAAGCTTCCCCTGTTACTCACTCCAATAACTTATGGGAGAAAAGAGTAAATGGTAGTATTGGAGTGCCATGGCCAGATACAGATGCCAAAATTCTTTCGATGGAGACCGGAGAAGAAGCGGAGCCGAAAGAAATCGGTGAGCTCATTGTAAAAGGTCCTCAAGTGATGAAGGGATACTGGAATAAGGCCGAAGAAACAGAGGCAGTGTTAAAAGATAGCTGGCTTTATACAGGTGATCTTGGTTATATGGATGAAGACGGATATTTCTATATCGTTGATCGTAAAAAAGATATGATTATCGCTGGTGGTTTTAATATTTATCCAAGAGAAGTAGAAGAAGTTCTTTATGAAAATAAGAAGATACAGGAAGCTGTAGTTGCTGGAATACCTGATCCATATCGTGGGGAAACTGTTAAGGCATACATCGTACTAAAAGAAGGAATTACTTGTACAGAAGAAGAATTAAATACGTATGTAAGAAAGCACTTAGCAGCCTATAAAGTTCCAAGAATCTATGAATTTAGAAAAGAACTACCTAAGACTGCAGTAGGGAAAATTCTAAGAAGAACTCTTGTTGAGGAAGAAAAAGAAAAGCTATCAAAGATACAGTAA